The following are encoded in a window of Clostridium thermarum genomic DNA:
- a CDS encoding TrpB-like pyridoxal phosphate-dependent enzyme, with translation MSKVPFRIYLSEKEIPRQWYNLRADMKEQHDPYINPGTMKEAKLEDLYPVFCEELAKQEMDIESRYIDIPEEILEFYKIYRPSPLCRAYNLEKALGTPARIYYKFEGNNTSGSHKLNSAVAQVYYAKNQGITSLTTETGAGQWGTALSEACAYFNIPLTIYMVKVSAEQKPYRKAIMETFGAKVIPSPSNLTNAGRAILAKNPTTGGSLGCAISEAIEHAVSEENCRYVLGSVLNQVLLHQSIIGLEAKLAMEKIDEYPDIIIGCAGGGSNLGGLIAPFMQDKLLGKAKPHFIAVEPASCPSLTRGKYAYDFCDTGKITPLAKMYTLGCEFIPSPNHAGGLRYHGMSPLLSKLYHEGLLDEALAVEQSKVFEAATLFAKCETILPAPESSHAIYGAIKEALECKETGEAKTILFGLTGTGYFDMQAYMQYNTGKMTDYIPTDEDLQKGFDSLPKIPGIQ, from the coding sequence ATGAGTAAAGTACCCTTTAGAATATATCTGTCGGAAAAGGAAATTCCACGTCAATGGTATAATCTTAGAGCAGATATGAAAGAGCAACATGACCCATATATTAATCCCGGAACCATGAAAGAAGCAAAGTTAGAAGACCTTTATCCTGTATTTTGCGAAGAACTGGCAAAACAGGAGATGGATATAGAAAGCAGATATATAGACATTCCAGAGGAAATCTTGGAATTTTATAAAATATACCGTCCATCTCCTCTGTGCCGAGCTTACAATCTAGAAAAAGCTTTAGGAACTCCGGCAAGGATCTATTATAAATTTGAAGGTAATAACACCTCAGGAAGTCATAAGTTAAATTCTGCTGTGGCACAGGTTTATTATGCTAAAAATCAAGGTATTACCTCCTTGACTACAGAGACAGGAGCCGGCCAATGGGGTACTGCTCTATCAGAAGCATGTGCTTATTTCAATATTCCGCTGACAATATATATGGTTAAGGTATCAGCGGAGCAAAAGCCATATCGTAAAGCCATTATGGAGACCTTTGGAGCAAAGGTTATTCCAAGCCCATCAAATTTAACTAATGCTGGACGTGCTATCTTAGCTAAGAATCCTACCACCGGAGGTAGCTTAGGTTGTGCAATTTCTGAAGCAATTGAACATGCAGTAAGTGAAGAAAATTGTAGATATGTTCTAGGGTCAGTATTAAACCAGGTACTACTTCACCAATCAATTATAGGTCTGGAAGCAAAACTGGCTATGGAGAAAATTGATGAGTATCCGGACATTATAATTGGTTGCGCCGGTGGTGGATCAAACCTTGGTGGACTAATTGCTCCTTTTATGCAGGATAAACTCTTAGGTAAGGCAAAGCCACATTTTATAGCAGTGGAACCAGCCTCCTGTCCATCCTTAACAAGAGGAAAATATGCCTATGACTTCTGTGATACCGGTAAGATTACTCCACTGGCTAAAATGTATACTCTTGGATGTGAGTTTATCCCCTCCCCCAACCATGCAGGCGGACTGCGATATCACGGCATGAGCCCACTGCTGTCTAAGCTTTATCATGAAGGATTATTGGATGAAGCATTGGCAGTAGAACAGAGTAAGGTGTTTGAAGCAGCAACACTATTTGCAAAATGCGAAACAATACTCCCTGCTCCAGAGTCCTCTCATGCTATTTATGGTGCCATAAAAGAAGCACTTGAATGCAAGGAAACCGGGGAAGCTAAGACGATACTATTTGGTCTTACTGGGACGGGATATTTCGATATGCAGGCCTATATGCAGTATAACACTGGTAAGATGACTGACTATATTCCAACAGACGAAGATTTACAAAAGGGATTTGACTCTTTACCCAAAATACCAGGGATCCAATAA
- a CDS encoding TPM domain-containing protein produces MQSLFKKISICLLIIFFAVFLGQTTVKAASSKNIIDDLDYLTDSEILTLQSDIDSIIADYNLEAVVVITDETEGKSSRDFADDFYDYGGYGVDGDYSGLLMLINMAQREVWISTTGRAIDIFTDNRISTMVKNVTTSLSNGKYYEACTTFIRDVKSYAKMGVPAGQHRVDEESVDSSTYFQRVLRLMKSFYVYLIAIAVALIATLIASSSSEGKVTINSSTYEEAGSFELSASRDDFIRESTTRTVIETNTNSSSKSTTHRGSSGRSHGGGGGGF; encoded by the coding sequence GTGCAATCTTTGTTTAAGAAAATAAGCATCTGTCTATTAATAATCTTCTTCGCAGTATTTCTGGGTCAAACTACTGTAAAAGCTGCATCCAGTAAGAACATAATTGATGATTTAGACTATCTTACAGATAGTGAAATACTAACTCTTCAATCTGATATTGACAGCATCATAGCAGATTATAACCTTGAAGCGGTTGTTGTAATAACAGATGAAACAGAAGGCAAGTCTTCAAGAGATTTTGCTGATGATTTTTATGATTATGGCGGATATGGGGTTGATGGTGATTATTCAGGCCTGTTAATGCTAATTAATATGGCACAAAGAGAAGTCTGGATATCCACCACCGGTAGGGCTATTGATATCTTCACTGACAACAGGATATCTACTATGGTTAAAAATGTAACTACATCCTTATCCAACGGCAAATATTATGAAGCATGTACTACTTTTATTAGAGATGTAAAGTCTTATGCTAAAATGGGTGTACCTGCTGGACAACACCGTGTAGATGAAGAAAGTGTAGATAGCAGCACATATTTTCAAAGAGTTTTGAGATTGATGAAGTCTTTCTACGTATATTTAATTGCCATTGCTGTAGCATTGATTGCTACTCTAATAGCTTCTTCTTCCAGTGAGGGCAAGGTAACAATAAATAGCAGTACCTATGAGGAGGCCGGATCTTTTGAACTTTCTGCCAGCAGAGATGATTTTATAAGAGAGTCTACAACTAGAACTGTAATTGAAACCAATACTAATTCCAGTTCAAAGAGTACTACCCATAGAGGAAGCAGCGGCAGATCCCATGGCGGTGGTGGTGGAGGTTTTTAA
- a CDS encoding DNA helicase PriA translates to MGSVKEYKCLNCKAGLEFDPPSQHWKCHYCFSEFTKEQIDAVYKKAEDSLDKEEPELNSYHCTSCGAELIADDTTAATFCLYCKNPTIIRSRFSGKFKPKNLIPFKLTKAQAQDLYKKWIGKRIFAPSEFKQKEEIEKITGIYAPFWLFDTRAEGMIDGEGTRVKSWTQGKYRYTQTSYYRVLRKGNALYKKVPVDASKKLDDKYMHMIEPYDYSALTDFSIHYMSGFMAEKYDVEAGEAKGVMKERVEKYIEDKLRTTVSGYSSYNMRNKQVMLMDTTEDYCMLPVYLLINKYKGKEHVFIVNGQTGKVVGDTPISFKKQLLFGLAVYTAVWLVAVFGGAIFV, encoded by the coding sequence ATGGGTTCAGTAAAAGAATATAAATGTCTAAATTGTAAGGCGGGATTGGAGTTCGATCCTCCTTCTCAGCACTGGAAGTGCCATTATTGCTTCAGTGAGTTTACAAAAGAGCAAATTGATGCAGTTTATAAAAAAGCAGAAGATTCTCTGGATAAGGAGGAGCCGGAATTAAACTCATATCATTGTACAAGTTGTGGTGCAGAGCTAATTGCAGATGATACAACTGCAGCTACCTTCTGCTTATACTGTAAAAATCCAACTATTATTAGATCAAGATTCTCCGGTAAATTTAAGCCCAAAAACCTTATTCCCTTCAAATTAACCAAGGCTCAGGCCCAAGACCTGTATAAAAAGTGGATTGGTAAGAGAATCTTTGCCCCCAGTGAATTTAAACAGAAAGAAGAAATAGAAAAGATTACAGGTATATATGCACCTTTTTGGCTCTTTGATACCCGTGCAGAAGGTATGATTGACGGTGAAGGCACAAGGGTAAAATCATGGACACAGGGGAAGTATAGATATACCCAGACCAGTTACTATAGGGTTCTTCGAAAGGGTAATGCCTTATATAAAAAGGTTCCAGTTGATGCCTCAAAAAAATTGGATGATAAATATATGCACATGATTGAACCTTATGATTATTCAGCGCTGACAGATTTCTCAATACACTATATGTCCGGATTTATGGCAGAAAAGTATGATGTGGAGGCTGGTGAGGCAAAAGGTGTAATGAAAGAAAGGGTTGAGAAGTACATTGAGGACAAGCTTAGGACCACAGTATCAGGCTATTCCTCATATAATATGAGAAATAAGCAGGTAATGCTTATGGACACAACCGAGGATTATTGTATGCTGCCTGTATATTTGCTGATTAATAAGTATAAGGGGAAAGAGCATGTATTTATTGTAAATGGGCAAACTGGTAAAGTAGTGGGAGATACTCCAATTAGCTTTAAGAAACAGCTCTTATTTGGCTTGGCAGTCTATACTGCAGTTTGGCTTGTGGCTGTGTTTGGAGGTGCAATCTTTGTTTAA
- a CDS encoding SPFH domain-containing protein, producing MGVIKAAAGAIGGTLADQWLEVIEPAQMDKSTLATYGIQVRRGDSRSSNRKGTEDVISNGSIIHVPANTYMLLVDGGKVIAATDEEGYFQVDNSRSPSIFFKSEEEKYIVDYNNTERNSIERSGGIKNTLKDSWERFKFGGVTPYKQKVIYINKQEITDIRFGTRNPVSYTDRVLVPGRIVPCKVTSFGTYSIKVVDPILFYNEVCGKTGKATLTTFDLAEQYLNEFLMAYTTALSTLSMHNVLVSDIPSRTMELGQYMAEVLDKEWLDKRGFCIQSVGIAGISFDEKTDQLLEKYANDSILFDPNARAARMVGSIASGLEAAGSNPGGAMLGFAGMSMGMNTAGFMGAMPNQQILNPQVNINTPAAGGWVCTCGNNMPTDALFCSKCGNKKPVPEAKSSGEAWKCSCGKTVTDGNFCPNCGSKKPELKKWTCTCGNVNEDNFCFKCGNKRPELTPSSTYKCDKCGWTPEDPKKPPAFCPKCGDPFNDLDKKM from the coding sequence ATGGGTGTAATTAAGGCAGCAGCCGGAGCTATTGGAGGCACCTTAGCAGATCAGTGGTTAGAGGTTATAGAACCGGCTCAAATGGATAAATCTACTTTGGCTACCTATGGTATTCAAGTTAGAAGGGGAGATTCTAGAAGTTCAAATAGAAAGGGAACAGAAGATGTCATTTCCAATGGTTCAATTATACATGTACCAGCTAATACCTACATGTTATTGGTTGATGGTGGAAAAGTAATAGCTGCTACCGATGAGGAAGGTTATTTTCAGGTAGATAACTCCCGATCCCCATCTATTTTTTTTAAGTCCGAGGAAGAAAAATATATAGTGGATTATAATAATACCGAAAGAAATTCTATAGAGAGATCTGGTGGAATAAAAAACACCCTTAAAGACTCTTGGGAGCGTTTTAAATTTGGTGGCGTTACTCCCTATAAGCAAAAGGTAATATATATAAATAAGCAGGAAATTACAGATATTCGATTTGGCACAAGAAATCCGGTATCTTATACTGACAGGGTATTGGTCCCTGGAAGAATTGTACCTTGTAAGGTAACTTCCTTTGGAACCTATTCAATAAAAGTAGTAGACCCAATATTATTTTACAATGAAGTGTGTGGAAAAACAGGCAAGGCTACACTAACTACTTTTGATTTAGCTGAACAGTACCTCAATGAATTCCTAATGGCTTATACTACAGCCCTATCTACTTTGTCTATGCATAATGTACTGGTTTCAGATATACCTAGCAGAACTATGGAACTAGGTCAATATATGGCTGAAGTACTCGATAAGGAATGGCTGGATAAAAGAGGTTTTTGTATTCAAAGTGTTGGTATTGCCGGTATATCCTTTGATGAGAAAACAGATCAATTACTTGAAAAGTATGCTAATGATTCAATTTTGTTTGATCCAAATGCCCGTGCTGCCAGAATGGTGGGAAGTATTGCCTCTGGCTTAGAAGCAGCTGGGTCTAACCCGGGAGGAGCAATGTTAGGCTTTGCAGGTATGTCCATGGGAATGAATACCGCTGGATTCATGGGGGCCATGCCAAACCAGCAAATCCTCAATCCTCAGGTTAATATAAATACACCTGCAGCGGGAGGTTGGGTATGCACCTGCGGCAACAACATGCCAACAGACGCACTATTCTGCTCAAAGTGCGGTAATAAGAAGCCGGTTCCTGAAGCTAAGTCCTCAGGAGAAGCTTGGAAATGTTCTTGTGGAAAGACTGTTACTGATGGCAACTTCTGCCCAAACTGTGGCAGCAAGAAACCTGAACTAAAAAAATGGACGTGTACCTGCGGTAATGTAAATGAGGATAATTTCTGCTTTAAATGTGGAAATAAGAGACCGGAATTAACACCATCATCTACTTACAAGTGCGATAAATGTGGATGGACTCCTGAAGATCCTAAAAAACCACCGGCATTTTGCCCAAAGTGCGGAGATCCTTTTAATGATCTTGACAAGAAGATGTAG